The following nucleotide sequence is from Pseudomonas sessilinigenes.
GCGCTCGAACTGCAGGTCGCTGCGGTTCAGGGTCGCTTCGTATAAACGCATGATGTCCGGCAACACGTCATCGATCTGCTGGCGCCACTCGATGCGTGGCCCCGGCGCCCGGAGCTTGCGGCGCAAGTCCTTGCGGGTCGACTTGCCGAGGGTGCCCAGGTAGGCATCGACCGAGGCGAAGGGGATCGGCAGCAGCGCCGAAGGCAGGCTCGGCATGGCCTGCAGGCCTGCGGCCAGACAACTGGCGGCCCATTGCTGATCGCTGCTGGGGGCATCCTTGACCGCCATCAGGCCGATACCGAAGCTGTCGGCATCGGCCCGGGCCAGTTTCAGCAGCTCCTCCAGCAGGGCTTGGCGGCGTTCGCTGGGAACGTGGCTGGCGGTGCCGGCGTTGCACTGTTCGGCCACCGGCGAACCGATGGCGTACAGGCGCAGTTGCAAGACACCCGGCCAATGCCGTTCAAGGCGTTCGGTCATGCGCTTGGCCAGGCCGGAGACCGTGGTGTCCAGTCGATACTGGGTGGTGAAGGCCGGAGCCACGGCCACCAGGGTCGAACCTTCATAGACCGCCAGGTAGCGCCAATTGAAATCGACGATGGCGGCTTTTTCCACGGCCAGGTAATAGTCCCAATCCTCCAGGGCCCCTGGAAAACAGTCATTCCAGGCACTGCGATCGATGGCCTGTATGGTTGAGAAGGCTTGGGCGGTAATCACGTCTCTTCCTTAAGTCACGCCAGCTGTCGGTAGTCTTCGCGTACGGCGGGGGCGACCACTCGCTGCTGGATGAAATCCACGCTCAGTTCGATCACGCGCTGGTATTGCAGGTCCACGGTGATCATGTGATAGCAGTTGTCGAGGAGGATCTTGGTCACCGGGCCGCCGAGCTTGCGTTCCACGTAGTCGGCATTCCAGGTGCTGGTGATGTCGTCTTCGCTGGAGTGCAGCACCAGTGCGGGCGTCATGATCGACGGCATGCGTTTCTTGACCACGGCGTTCATCCGGTGCAGTTCGCGCACGGTCACGCCCTCCATGGTCAGGAGCCCGGCATCGCTGCTGGCGCCGGCCTTCATCTGCTTCTCGACGATGGCCCGCAGGCGCTCGTTCTTGATGCCATAGGGCGGCTTTTCTTCGAAACGGCAGATATGCACGCCGAACGGGATCTTCATCAGCAACGGGGTAAGGAATGCCAGTTTGTTGATGCTCCAGCCGTCGTACTTGAGGGTGGTGGAATACATCAGCAAGCCACTGATCCGCCCTGGGTGCTCGGATGCCAGGTACATCGACATCACCGCGCCCATGGACAGGCCGCCGACGAACACCTGCTCGTGGCGCTGTTGCATGGCGGCAAAGGTCTTGCGCACGCCTTCGTACCAGTCCTGCCAGCCCGTGGCCTGCAGGTCGCTGTTGTCCCCGCAGTGCCCGGGCAGGGTCGGTACGTACACGGTGCACGTACCATCCTTGGCCAGGCCCTGGGCCACCCGACGGAGTTCCGTCGGGGTGCCGGTCAGGCCGTGGATCAACAAGATCCCGACCTGACCCGTGCCGAGAACGAAGCCGGCGTCGCCTTCGCCCAGATCGATCTCAGCCATGCTCATCGCTTCATGGCCCGATCCAGCAGGCGGTCCAGCAGGGCGATACCCAGGTCGATTTCCGCGTAGCTGATTTCCAGCGATGGTGCCAGGGTGATCACGTTCTTGTAGTAGCCGCCCACGTCGAGGATCAGGCCCAGGCGCTGACCGTCGATCTCGATGTCGCCCTTCATGCCTTCCTCGACCATGTAGTCCAGGGTCGCCTTGTCCGGGGTGAAGCCGTCGGTGGTGCAGATCTCGCAGCGCAGGGC
It contains:
- a CDS encoding GNAT family N-acetyltransferase, encoding MITAQAFSTIQAIDRSAWNDCFPGALEDWDYYLAVEKAAIVDFNWRYLAVYEGSTLVAVAPAFTTQYRLDTTVSGLAKRMTERLERHWPGVLQLRLYAIGSPVAEQCNAGTASHVPSERRQALLEELLKLARADADSFGIGLMAVKDAPSSDQQWAASCLAAGLQAMPSLPSALLPIPFASVDAYLGTLGKSTRKDLRRKLRAPGPRIEWRQQIDDVLPDIMRLYEATLNRSDLQFERLPAEYFTGILEQLGERAACVLYWVGDQLVAFNLVLVDQNRLIDKFFAHDLNVTREHNLYFRSWLANVDYCIQQRISLYECGQAGYASKLRLGCRFTGNMLFFRHRNPMLNALLKVIKRFVRPDRSDPAMAAAISEST
- a CDS encoding alpha/beta hydrolase — translated: MSMAEIDLGEGDAGFVLGTGQVGILLIHGLTGTPTELRRVAQGLAKDGTCTVYVPTLPGHCGDNSDLQATGWQDWYEGVRKTFAAMQQRHEQVFVGGLSMGAVMSMYLASEHPGRISGLLMYSTTLKYDGWSINKLAFLTPLLMKIPFGVHICRFEEKPPYGIKNERLRAIVEKQMKAGASSDAGLLTMEGVTVRELHRMNAVVKKRMPSIMTPALVLHSSEDDITSTWNADYVERKLGGPVTKILLDNCYHMITVDLQYQRVIELSVDFIQQRVVAPAVREDYRQLA